The genomic stretch AGCTAAACCCGAAGTTGATCATGCTAGTGTAGAAAAACTGTCAGTTCCATGAAAACTCTCAGGAAGACCCCACAAAGTTCATCTCTGatttcttgcaaatctgtgacattgTAAGAACCAGTAGAGTGGATCCTGACATTTACAGGTTGCTTCTCTTTTCGTTTGCTATGAGGGATCAAGCCAAGGACTGGTTGGATAATCAACCTAAAGAGAAATTGAACACTTGGAGTAAGGTCACAAATAAGTTCTTGAACAGATATTTTCCCCCAAGAATGTTGACAAAACTACGGAAGGACATTCAAGCCTTCAAACAAGAGGAGGGCGagtctctttatgatgcttggggaCGATACAAGTCAATGCTCAGAAAATGCCCCGTAGAAATATTCACCTTTTGGATCAAGCTGGATAGTTTCTATGACGAACTCCTTGATCTAGCCTAAATGTCCCTGGATCATTTTGCAGGTGGATTCCTACACATGATGAAAACACCTGAAGAAGCCCAGGAGCTCATAGAAACAGTggctaacaatcaacacttgtaCACAGTAGAAAGACCCAAAGCCAGAAGGGAACACAAGGAAGAATCTGCCACAGACGTAATCCTAGCTCAGAATAAAGCAATGTCTGAAAGGTTAGACTGTCTGACAAGATAGTTGGACTGCATGTAGGAGGAATTCACACAAAGGCAGCACGGCATAGTCCAGGAGACCCAGGCTTCCCTTAAGAGTTTGAAGACATAAATAGGCTAGACAAATCAAAGATTCTCCAAGCAGATAACTGAGGAATGTTAGGCAATTAAACTAAGGAGTGGCAGAACCTTAACTACTCATCCTCCACGCAATCTCACGCTAGCAGAAGAGTATGCATAACCTCAAAACCCatattctggcattaaacgcccagaatggaaCAACAGTGGCATTCAACACCCAGAAAGGGGTAGCAGGGGCGTCCAACACCCAGAAGGGAGCATcactggcattcaatgcccagAAAGGGAAGGCCATACAAATGCATGGTTAGCAAACACCTCTCCTGAGCAAGCTGGCAACCCTTCTTCAGGGACTATAGATAATCACCCTGCACCACTCAAGACTCCAGAGTACACAACCAAGCTACcgtatcctcagaaactctgttAGGCAGAaaaggataagcaatttgccagGTTTTTAGACATCCTCAAGTCACTCGAGATCAAGATCCCATTTGCAGAAGCCCTCGAGTAAATACCTTCCTATGCCAAGTTTATGAAGGACATACTAAGCCATAAAAGGGATTGGAAGGGGATGGAGAAAGTTCTCAGCGAAGAATTCAGTGTGGTCATCCAGAGGAACCGACCGAAGAAACTACAGGATCCTAGAAGTTTTGTGATACCATGCACCCTTGGAGACACTTGCATAAGgacagccttatgtgatcttggagcaagcatcaacctaATGCCATCATCATTAGTGAAGAAGCTCCGAATCCATGAAGTCAAGCCTACCTGCATTTGCCTACagcttgctgatggctccatcaAGATTCCATCAAGAGTGGTTGAAGACCTGATTGTAAGGGTTAGGCTCTTTACattccccacagactttgtgaTACTAGACATGGAAGAAAATAAGAATGCTTCtatcattctaggaagacctttttTAGCTACAGGGAGAACCATTATTGACGTTCAGAAAGGGGAAGTAACTCTGAGAGTCGGTAAGAATGAGTTTGTGCTAAACACTGTCAAGGCCATGCAACACCATGAACCCCCCTAGGGGAATGCATGCAGATTAATGTCGTAGAACCCCTGGTTGAAGAGGTACGTGAGATTGAAAGACTCGAGGAGGAGCTAGATGCCATTCTCGAAGATGCCATGCTTGAGCTAGATGTACCAGAAGCACAGGAGGAAACGCTGAACACCCTCAAAGTGGACGATGGACCTCCTAAACTCGAGCTCAAGCCTTTGccaccatccttgaaatatgtATTCCTAGGAGACGGTGACACATATCTAGTGATCATCAGCTCTGCCCTAGAGCAGCAGGAAGAAAAGGCGCTAATTCAAGTACTCAAGGCCCACAAGACAGCTTTCGGATGGATCATAAGTGACTTAAAGGAAATCAGTCCAACTCGATGTATGCACATAATCAGACTTGAAGATGACGCTAAACCAGTTGTGCAACCACATAGGCGACTGAATCCAGCTTTGAAGGATGTGGTCCAAAAAGAGGTTACATAATTGTGGGAGGCTGGAATCATATATTCGATTTTAGATAatccctgggtaagccctgtacAAGTAGTACCTAAGAAAGGAGGAATGACGGTGATACacaatgagaagaatgagcttatcccTACAAGAACTGTTACAGGATGGCATATCTGCATTGACTATAGGAGACTCAACAACGCCACAAGAAAGGATCACTTTCCTTGATGGCTACTCAAGCTACAATCAAATTACAGTAGATTCTCAagaccaagaaaagaaaacattcaCATGCCCATATGGGGTGTTcgcctacaggagaatgccgTTTGGCCTTTGCAATGCACCAGCAACCTTTCAGAAATGTATGCTTTCCATCTTTTCAGACATGGacaaaaaatttataaccggcaagtgcactgggtcgtaccaagtaatacctcaggtgagtgagggtcgatcccacgaggattgatggatcaagcaacaatggttgGTTAAACCACTTAGTTAGGcaaacagaaaagagtgttggatgttcaaagagcattaaacagtaaattaagaGTTTGAAGACAGCAGGagaataagttgggaataaaatatgggagAAAATAGTTATGGCTTCaaagttatctattttcttgattgacttttcttattaactattttaatcatgcaagatttaattcatggcaaactatttgtgactagaccctaattccttataccttcctagtctcttctaaaattcatcaactgccaattccttagtcaattaattccaattagagggtgatgatcaaattccagtttatatgccacaagaatcctaattatccaaaaataaaggggattatatgtcacgtatcccgttaaatacaaacaattagaaattcaggataatatgttttcaagctgttgttcaagtaaagagctttttcaagttatacaagaactcaattagaacatgggtcatacttccgttccacccaaattcataaaataaagaacaaaaacaattattgaaatataaatcaaaacatgaattaaaatagaaaaataagagtatcaatccatacaatagacaaagctcctaaccttaacaatggaggtttagctGCTCCTGACTCAGAGAAAAAAACTAGGATTCAGGTAAACTCTGAAGTACGAAATGTTAATTGGTATAGAATCCTAAtttcttttatatctaaccctaattaatttgaaatctaatatctaaaactaatatcttttcctataatatttaaatttaaatcataattaTTTATGGCAATCAGCAAGTCTTCAAGTGATGGATAGGGACCACTTGCTTTGTAGGACCCACGCCTAACTTGGGAAGTAACAGGAAGTGTTCCCTTGAGTCTTCCATTCTGCaacctctaatatgtgtttctTGGGATGAAAACTGCGTACGCGTCAACGGTCTTCttgcatgtcacgcgtacgcgttaggtacgcgtacgcgtcgccgtgcaaatcttcaaatcacgcgtacgcgtcatccacgcgccCGCGTTACCATGGAAaactccaaatcacgcgcacacgtcgctcctcgctgtcatcttatttaaatttttgtgctgcagaaactccatcaattccagccgaatgctacctaaaataaacagaattgtacaagactcaaagtagcatccatagtggctaaaaggcAATTAATTCTAGATTAAACTTAACAAATTGattgcaaattcactaggaaaagacaagaaagatgctcacgcatcacaacaccaaacttgaattgttgcttgtcctcaagcaaccaaactAATATAGGCtaaggatgtgaatttgcatgagaatgagagctTGATTAAACTCAAGTCTATTCTTAAAATGGGGTTTATTCATTGTAAtcttgaacagttttggcatctcactctcctttgaattaGAGGAATGTCATTGTCATTCGAAATTAGAATCCAGATCATATTATGAATTTTCTGACGTTTAAacttcagtttaatccttgaacacagcataattttctttaatttatttttctttggtgctttgcaccttgagcctagccatgactttaaatgctttgtctcaagggttacttgacacagaaacaccacaagcacttgaTTGAGGAACTCTCTTTAAgttctaatttttctttcatttactcccagacagtggtgctcaaagcctttggcatactctgttaaacgaacttggtctcgactctaagtgttctgtctcaaggattactttacccaatcacaccacaagcatatgactaaggaaataactctttgagcttttaatcatgtttgacctccctagtcattgatgctcagagccttggaccttgcttttatagtttctttttcttttgctgtttcttttgcttcaaggattaaatttttatttatttcagagaagtcataattaTTCTCTGAATTCCtattccttatacatcaacatcatttgattcaaattaaaatatgcacttttcatgtcatgcattcaaaatcataaataataccaccacatttaagtaaataagactactcttaaaattaGACTCAATTTTTCaagcaatacatcacttcttttcttttctttttagattcaagttcagtgagtggtgcgtaattataaaattttttttgactaAAAGTACTAACGATCATGCAAGCAATCAAAGCAGCAGAAAACAAAAGACAACAACATAAGAACGGAagagaaatagaatgaaaggaactcaaccacctcaatTATGCTGGTGGTCATCTCATTCCTTCATGAAGAACACTCATCTCCCTTTGGTGCTAGACAGAAAAGCCATAagcgaagcgtcaacaccaaacttaaaagtttgcttgtcctcaagcaaagaagaattGCAAATAGAGAGGGATATAAAAGCAATTAATATAAtgaaagaaggataaaaagataaaagagcaagagagaattaggatttgggGGGGATGATTTGAAATTAGGCATTGAGGTGGTTTAATTGGGCGTCGCAtgcgacacgtacgcgtgaggTACGCGTTAGCATGGATCAcgtcagggacgcgtacgcgtggaaggCCAGGATGGGAAAATGACGCGAACACGTCAGGGACGCGTCCGCGTGGTGGGGCTTGTGCGCCTAGCATAGTTCCAGCCCCACACCAGCATGACTCTCTGGCTAAACACCTTTTACGTCGATTTCACTcaaccacgcgtgcgcgtactttacGCGTATGCGTGGAGTGCCAAAATCGCAAATGATGCACACACGTCATGGACGCGTATGCGTGAGCCAATTTGTGCGCAAGGCACACTTCCTTCGCCGCTCCCGCTCATCTCTCGGGTACTTTTCTTCTTggtttttttttgaaatattcagtttctgttctaaaatagctgcatgataAGATAAATCTCAATAAGAATCAGATaaataagaaaactactactatgaaaataactaaggatacgaaattatcgggttgcctcccaacaagcgcttctttaccgtcactagcttgacggtcagctcctctaaggaggaggatcataggggctcagCTCTTCACCCCTTACTTTGTACTTCTTTCCTGTGTCTCCATAAATTATCTCAATATGCTCTAGAGAGAGGATTCTATTTACTGTATAAATCTACACTAGTTTGCTAGTCAACACCACTTTCATTCCTGGGGAGAAATCTTCagtggggatctttttgtttctccatcctctgggtaatttcttctttttggggACCTCCTCCCTGGTGGATAAtgcattcccaacaccaaacttaggtttgatgtcaggaggaattttattaattatcacCAAAGGAGGTTTGAGCTGCAGATTCTGCTGTGTATCATCAGGGGGTTTTTGAAGGGTTGGATCAATAGGCTCAATCTGcatgcacctctcttcttcacctgaTGAAGGTACATCTTTGAAAACATGAAAGACTAGTTGCTCATTATGCACTAATTCACCCACttctacatcaatcagagctcttccagtagctaggaatggtcttcctagaattatagaggcattctcatcctcccatatgtcaagaatcacaaaatctgctgacaggaagaacttacccactttgaccaaggtattctccactaatccgtatgtaggcttcatagatttgtctgccatctgtaatgctatccttgtgggttgtgcctcttagatttgcagcttcttcatcacagacAAGGGCATTAAAttaatgcttgctcctagatcacataatgctttctcaaaggttgtgctcccaatggtgcatgaaatttgaaagctccctggatctggcatcttTCTTGGTAAGTTATTTTGAATTacggcactacattccttagtcaggactattgtctcatctccctttaaacgctttttctttgacaacagctccttcatgaactagacatagataggcatttgctccaaaacctcagcaaaagaaatattgatttgcaactttctgaa from Arachis stenosperma cultivar V10309 chromosome 9, arast.V10309.gnm1.PFL2, whole genome shotgun sequence encodes the following:
- the LOC130949507 gene encoding uncharacterized protein LOC130949507, yielding MEKVLSEEFSVVIQRNRPKKLQDPRSFVIPCTLGDTCIRTALCDLGASINLMPSSLVKKLRIHEVKPTCICLQLADGSIKIPSRVVEDLIVRVRLFTFPTDFVILDMEENKNASIILGRPFLATGRTIIDVQKGEVTLRVGKNEFVLNTVKAMQHHEPP